In the genome of Spodoptera frugiperda isolate SF20-4 chromosome 22, AGI-APGP_CSIRO_Sfru_2.0, whole genome shotgun sequence, one region contains:
- the LOC118280112 gene encoding putative gamma-glutamylcyclotransferase CG2811 isoform X1 encodes MHKISGFPVQRIPKPIGVHTIKTIMQKVFVYGTLKKNEPNNYWLQDPNNGIGNFVADGYTKTKYPLIIATKYNIPFLLHSPGNGHFVQGEIYDVDDKMLSKLDILEDHPNYYVREIDDIIVKNSSSSDPQIEKCWVYFLKNFKPELLKREYFDNYSSHGSHGLQYMDRSKRDPSYNHKGEIKSDSRQSVSEPEPSRTPP; translated from the exons atgcatAAAATTTCCGGATTCCCTGTCCAAAGAATTCCTAAACCCATTGGTGTGCATACTATAAAAACT aTCATGCAGAAAGTATTTGTGTACGGTACATTAAAAAAGAACGAGCCCAACAACTATTGGCTGCAAGACCCCAACAATGGCATTGGTAACTTCGTAGCGGACGGTTACACTAAGACCAAGTATCCGCTAATCATTGCAACTAAATACAATATACCGTTCCTCTTACACAGTCCTGGGAACGGGCATTTTGTACAAG GTGAGATATATGATGTGGATGATAAAATGCTGTCGAAACTAGACATACTGGAGGATCATCCCAACTACTACGTACGAGAAATTGAtgacattattgtaaaaaattc GTCATCAAGCGATCCTCAAATAGAAAAATGTTGGGTGTATTTCCTGAAGAACTTCAAGCCAGAACTTCTGAAGCGGGAATACTTTGACAATTACAGTTCTCACGGGAGCCATGGGCTGCAGTACATGGACAGGTCTAAAAGAGATCCCTCGTATAACCATAAGGGGGAAATTAAGTCTGATTCAAGGCAGTCAGTGTCAGAACCTGAGCCGTCCCGAACACCACCATGA
- the LOC118280112 gene encoding putative gamma-glutamylcyclotransferase CG2811 isoform X4, with product MHKISGFPVQRIPKPIGVHTIKTIMQKVFVYGTLKKNEPNNYWLQDPNNGIGNFVADGYTKTKYPLIIATKYNIPFLLHSPGNGHFVQGEIYDVDDKMLSKLDILEDHPNYYVREIDDIIVKNSSSSDPQIEKCWVYFLKNFKPELLKREYFDNYSSHGSHGLQYMDSNNESVVEDLDDDVFASNVN from the exons atgcatAAAATTTCCGGATTCCCTGTCCAAAGAATTCCTAAACCCATTGGTGTGCATACTATAAAAACT aTCATGCAGAAAGTATTTGTGTACGGTACATTAAAAAAGAACGAGCCCAACAACTATTGGCTGCAAGACCCCAACAATGGCATTGGTAACTTCGTAGCGGACGGTTACACTAAGACCAAGTATCCGCTAATCATTGCAACTAAATACAATATACCGTTCCTCTTACACAGTCCTGGGAACGGGCATTTTGTACAAG GTGAGATATATGATGTGGATGATAAAATGCTGTCGAAACTAGACATACTGGAGGATCATCCCAACTACTACGTACGAGAAATTGAtgacattattgtaaaaaattc GTCATCAAGCGATCCTCAAATAGAAAAATGTTGGGTGTATTTCCTGAAGAACTTCAAGCCAGAACTTCTGAAGCGGGAATACTTTGACAATTACAGTTCTCACGGGAGCCATGGGCTGCAGTACATGGACAG CAACAACGAATCTGTGGTCGAGGATCTAGATGACGACGTGTTTGCAAGCAACGTTAATTAG
- the LOC118280112 gene encoding putative gamma-glutamylcyclotransferase CG2811 isoform X3, giving the protein MHKISGFPVQRIPKPIGVHTIKTIMQKVFVYGTLKKNEPNNYWLQDPNNGIGNFVADGYTKTKYPLIIATKYNIPFLLHSPGNGHFVQGEIYDVDDKMLSKLDILEDHPNYYVREIDDIIVKNSSSSDPQIEKCWVYFLKNFKPELLKREYFDNYSSHGSHGLQYMDSNSSELVYKAMDALLNKKKNES; this is encoded by the exons atgcatAAAATTTCCGGATTCCCTGTCCAAAGAATTCCTAAACCCATTGGTGTGCATACTATAAAAACT aTCATGCAGAAAGTATTTGTGTACGGTACATTAAAAAAGAACGAGCCCAACAACTATTGGCTGCAAGACCCCAACAATGGCATTGGTAACTTCGTAGCGGACGGTTACACTAAGACCAAGTATCCGCTAATCATTGCAACTAAATACAATATACCGTTCCTCTTACACAGTCCTGGGAACGGGCATTTTGTACAAG GTGAGATATATGATGTGGATGATAAAATGCTGTCGAAACTAGACATACTGGAGGATCATCCCAACTACTACGTACGAGAAATTGAtgacattattgtaaaaaattc GTCATCAAGCGATCCTCAAATAGAAAAATGTTGGGTGTATTTCCTGAAGAACTTCAAGCCAGAACTTCTGAAGCGGGAATACTTTGACAATTACAGTTCTCACGGGAGCCATGGGCTGCAGTACATGGACAG TAATTCAAGTGAATTAGTCTATAAAGCAATGGACGCCTTattaaataagaagaaaaatgAAAGCTAA
- the LOC118280112 gene encoding putative gamma-glutamylcyclotransferase CG2811 isoform X2, which translates to MHKISGFPVQRIPKPIGVHTIKTIMQKVFVYGTLKKNEPNNYWLQDPNNGIGNFVADGYTKTKYPLIIATKYNIPFLLHSPGNGHFVQGEIYDVDDKMLSKLDILEDHPNYYVREIDDIIVKNSSSSDPQIEKCWVYFLKNFKPELLKREYFDNYSSHGSHGLQYMDSRPTKDLVYIAMDTLLNKKKKEN; encoded by the exons atgcatAAAATTTCCGGATTCCCTGTCCAAAGAATTCCTAAACCCATTGGTGTGCATACTATAAAAACT aTCATGCAGAAAGTATTTGTGTACGGTACATTAAAAAAGAACGAGCCCAACAACTATTGGCTGCAAGACCCCAACAATGGCATTGGTAACTTCGTAGCGGACGGTTACACTAAGACCAAGTATCCGCTAATCATTGCAACTAAATACAATATACCGTTCCTCTTACACAGTCCTGGGAACGGGCATTTTGTACAAG GTGAGATATATGATGTGGATGATAAAATGCTGTCGAAACTAGACATACTGGAGGATCATCCCAACTACTACGTACGAGAAATTGAtgacattattgtaaaaaattc GTCATCAAGCGATCCTCAAATAGAAAAATGTTGGGTGTATTTCCTGAAGAACTTCAAGCCAGAACTTCTGAAGCGGGAATACTTTGACAATTACAGTTCTCACGGGAGCCATGGGCTGCAGTACATGGACAG TAGGCCGACAAAAGACTTAGTATATATAGCAATGGACACCCTattaaataagaagaaaaaggaaaattaa
- the LOC118280112 gene encoding putative gamma-glutamylcyclotransferase CG2811 isoform X5, whose protein sequence is MQKVFVYGTLKKNEPNNYWLQDPNNGIGNFVADGYTKTKYPLIIATKYNIPFLLHSPGNGHFVQGEIYDVDDKMLSKLDILEDHPNYYVREIDDIIVKNSSSSDPQIEKCWVYFLKNFKPELLKREYFDNYSSHGSHGLQYMDRSKRDPSYNHKGEIKSDSRQSVSEPEPSRTPP, encoded by the exons ATGCAGAAAGTATTTGTGTACGGTACATTAAAAAAGAACGAGCCCAACAACTATTGGCTGCAAGACCCCAACAATGGCATTGGTAACTTCGTAGCGGACGGTTACACTAAGACCAAGTATCCGCTAATCATTGCAACTAAATACAATATACCGTTCCTCTTACACAGTCCTGGGAACGGGCATTTTGTACAAG GTGAGATATATGATGTGGATGATAAAATGCTGTCGAAACTAGACATACTGGAGGATCATCCCAACTACTACGTACGAGAAATTGAtgacattattgtaaaaaattc GTCATCAAGCGATCCTCAAATAGAAAAATGTTGGGTGTATTTCCTGAAGAACTTCAAGCCAGAACTTCTGAAGCGGGAATACTTTGACAATTACAGTTCTCACGGGAGCCATGGGCTGCAGTACATGGACAGGTCTAAAAGAGATCCCTCGTATAACCATAAGGGGGAAATTAAGTCTGATTCAAGGCAGTCAGTGTCAGAACCTGAGCCGTCCCGAACACCACCATGA
- the LOC118280110 gene encoding G patch domain-containing protein 4: MDFARKQLEKYGWTDGKGLGKHENGISEALKPKLKRSVAGVGHDAAAEFNEHWWTTLYDKAAANVEVKEKNGKTKKIKTKDDQEFVITNSTWKLNKRPKEAENEEQYSDYFVRTAVLTNGASNVERVRESDSEDDGDKKDVFKMTDEELFAKCEGRTAHKGARHGLRATGKLARIAQQEAQLLSQSKYSGYSHFKKLNEEVDNINFHSDTDSTEIKKKKKKKRNRCNSNEKSDTSINKCELAESDELPLPDKSQMTDEDNVASVENVEKVSRKSKRSKDEDQDVEASPEINVDAPKPKKKKKKENVEDDLPETENTNSADGEVPSESTTKKKSKKKKNKDMELD, encoded by the exons ATGGATTTTGCGAGAAAACAATTGGAGAAATACGGCTGGACCGATG GCAAAGGGCTGGGTAAACATGAGAATGGTATATCGGAGGCATTGAAGCCTAAACTGAAGCGCAGTGTGGCAGGTGTGGGACATGATGCGGCCGCAGAGTTTAATGAACATTGGTGGACCACTCTGTATGATAAGGCAGCTGCTAATGTTGAG GTAAAAGAGAAAAAtggaaaaactaaaaaaatcaaaacgaaAGATGATCAAGAATTCGTCATCACCAACAGTACTTGGAAACTGAATAAACGGCCGAAGGAAGCTGAGAATGAGGAACAGTACTCTGACTACTTCGTACGGACTGCGGTACTGACTAACGGTGCAAGTAATGTGGAGAGAGTGAGAGAATCTGACTCCGAGGACGATGGAGACAAGAAAGATGTGTTCAAGATGACTGATGAAGAATTGTTTGCGAAATGCGAAGGCCGGACTGCTCATAA AGGTGCTCGCCATGGCTTGAGAGCTACAGGGAAGTTAGCGAGGATAGCGCAACAAGAGGCTCAACTCCTTTCTCAATCAAAATACAGTGGATATTCACACTTCAAGAAATTAAACGAAGAGGTTGACAACATAAACTTCCACAGCGATACTGATAGcacagaaattaaaaagaaaaagaagaaaaaacgtAATCGTTGTAACAGCAACGAAAAATCTGATACAAGTATCAATAAATGTGAATTGGCTGAATCAGATGAGTTACCTTTGCCTGATAAAAGTCAAATGACAGATGAAGATAATGTTGCCAGTGTAGAAAATGTAGAGAAAGTTAGTAGAAAATCTAAAAGATCAAAAGATGAAGATCAAGACGTTGAAGCGAGTCCTGAAATAAATGTAGATGCTCCTAAACctaaaaagaagaagaaaaaagaaaatgtagaagATGATTTACCTGAAACTGAGAACACAAACTCTGCTGATGGTGAAGTTCCTTCTGAAAGTACAACTAAgaagaaaagtaaaaagaaaaagaataaagATATGGAACTAGATTAA